From the Martelella mediterranea DSM 17316 genome, one window contains:
- a CDS encoding LysR family transcriptional regulator: MATPAGDHGLDLRLMRILDVLLDECSVSKTATILGQSQPSVSLALKRLREILGDPLLVRSGVKLIPTEKGIALRAQVSSILREIDALAISEDTFDPASYNRRFRVYAANCLGTFFMPRIGELVRREAPNMPLDFCAIPEESRIFTELEEGKLDLVIGNWPMPRDYLRFAPLLETDIVLVMRNEHPLAGRSRIDLQEYLSLDHLSPTPHTSPAISPIDGQLAQLDAKREIAMSVAEFTLVPHMLARTDLVFTSSRPFAEQMAQSGAFSIVGAPEELARMSFYTLWHERSHLSPGNQWFRRLLRRVAKQISEFTPLPSSETSPEAISGNQ; this comes from the coding sequence TTGGCCACACCAGCCGGAGACCACGGTCTCGACCTGCGCCTGATGCGCATTCTCGATGTGCTGCTTGACGAGTGCAGCGTTTCGAAAACCGCCACGATCCTTGGCCAGAGCCAGCCTTCCGTTTCGCTCGCGCTGAAGCGGCTTCGCGAAATTCTCGGCGATCCGCTTCTGGTGCGCTCCGGCGTGAAGCTGATCCCGACTGAAAAGGGCATCGCGCTGCGCGCGCAGGTCTCCAGTATCCTGCGCGAGATCGACGCGCTCGCCATCTCCGAGGATACGTTCGACCCGGCAAGCTACAACCGCCGCTTCCGCGTCTACGCCGCCAATTGTCTCGGCACCTTCTTCATGCCGCGCATCGGCGAACTGGTGCGCCGCGAAGCGCCCAACATGCCGCTCGATTTCTGCGCGATACCCGAGGAATCCCGGATATTTACCGAGCTTGAGGAGGGCAAGCTGGATCTCGTGATCGGCAACTGGCCGATGCCGCGCGACTACCTGCGGTTTGCGCCGCTGCTCGAAACCGACATTGTTCTGGTGATGCGCAACGAACACCCGCTTGCAGGCCGCTCCCGCATCGACCTTCAGGAATATCTGAGCCTCGACCATCTCTCGCCGACGCCGCATACGAGCCCGGCTATCAGCCCGATCGACGGACAGCTTGCCCAGCTCGATGCCAAGCGCGAGATCGCCATGTCGGTTGCCGAGTTCACGCTTGTGCCACACATGCTGGCGCGCACTGATCTGGTGTTCACCAGCAGCCGCCCCTTTGCCGAGCAGATGGCGCAGTCTGGCGCCTTTTCGATTGTCGGCGCGCCGGAGGAACTGGCCCGGATGAGCTTTTACACGCTGTGGCATGAACGGTCGCATCTCTCGCCCGGCAATCAGTGGTTCAGGAGATTATTGCGCCGGGTTGCCAAACAGATAAGCGAATTCACACCCCTTCCATCAAGTGAAACTTCGCCCGAAGCCATTAGCGGGAACCAATAG
- a CDS encoding extracellular solute-binding protein, translating into MLKKLSTALLAGTIVLPAAGAFAADDYSGHTLVVGVWGGDIERLLRENVAEPIEEETGASVEFVLGGTGDRMARIYAEKDNPTMDVAFLNMYEAPQALSDGIVLPPDPESDMYKAIWDGMNNGCYAMSLVGLGIAYNKNIVPEAPEWEDMWDPEYNGMIAVAQYPGSEGDGLIGVAARLAGADEHDPDAAFEKLQGLKPIAMTYTNLDEVFAMMDVGEVAMAPMISGYVLSALKEHPDIGFSFPTEPGPVLVRDMLCLVKDSPEPELAKMFAEKALGVANQTDYAEQIFFGPTNSQVELSEEASADVIDTPEEVESLVQLDWPYVIEQRSDWTQRWNKELLEQ; encoded by the coding sequence ATGCTGAAGAAACTGAGCACAGCCCTTCTTGCCGGCACCATCGTTCTGCCTGCCGCCGGCGCCTTTGCCGCTGACGACTATTCCGGCCACACGCTCGTCGTCGGCGTGTGGGGCGGCGATATCGAGCGCCTGCTGCGCGAAAACGTCGCCGAGCCGATCGAAGAGGAAACGGGCGCATCCGTCGAATTCGTTCTCGGCGGCACGGGCGACCGCATGGCCCGCATCTATGCGGAAAAGGACAATCCGACCATGGATGTCGCATTCCTCAATATGTACGAGGCTCCGCAGGCGCTTTCCGATGGTATCGTGCTGCCGCCGGATCCGGAAAGCGACATGTACAAGGCGATCTGGGACGGCATGAACAATGGCTGCTACGCCATGTCTCTGGTCGGCCTCGGCATCGCCTACAACAAGAATATCGTTCCGGAAGCCCCGGAATGGGAGGATATGTGGGATCCGGAATATAACGGCATGATCGCCGTTGCCCAGTATCCGGGCTCGGAAGGCGATGGCCTGATCGGCGTCGCGGCACGCCTTGCCGGCGCCGATGAGCATGATCCCGATGCCGCTTTTGAAAAGCTTCAGGGCCTGAAGCCGATTGCGATGACCTATACCAATCTCGATGAAGTCTTCGCCATGATGGATGTCGGCGAAGTGGCCATGGCGCCGATGATCTCCGGTTACGTTCTGTCGGCGCTGAAGGAACATCCCGATATCGGCTTCTCCTTCCCGACCGAGCCCGGCCCGGTTCTGGTGCGGGACATGCTGTGCCTGGTGAAGGACAGCCCCGAGCCTGAGCTTGCCAAGATGTTCGCGGAAAAGGCACTCGGCGTTGCAAACCAGACCGATTATGCCGAGCAGATATTCTTTGGCCCGACCAATTCGCAAGTCGAGCTCTCGGAAGAAGCTTCGGCAGACGTGATCGACACGCCGGAAGAGGTCGAAAGCCTGGTGCAGCTTGACTGGCCGTATGTCATTGAGCAGCGCAGCGACTGGACCCAGCGCTGGAACAAGGAACTGCTCGAACAGTAA
- a CDS encoding ABC transporter permease produces MNKRALMLLMPALILSGIVFLLPFLWLFVTSFRVQGEGSLLMAEGFSAANYARLVSDSYFAEVFFRTIWMSAAATLISLVIALPMARQIAVSAGRAKGLLLALILVPLVSGALLPTLGMLHLLGPLGVVNSILKDLGLITRSVKFLGTAPGVIIGLVQAFLPLMLLPLVNALSRLPKDVEAAAETLGAPTLIVWRRVILPLIAPGIIAGSVLVFCASLTSFVTPQILGQGKIATFGTMAYQQASLVLDWPFASTVAVVMLAILGLGLAIGSLAAKRLARRPA; encoded by the coding sequence ATGAACAAACGGGCGCTCATGCTGCTGATGCCGGCACTTATTCTGTCGGGCATCGTCTTTCTGCTTCCCTTCCTGTGGCTGTTCGTCACCAGTTTCAGGGTGCAAGGGGAAGGTTCGCTGTTGATGGCGGAGGGATTTTCGGCGGCCAATTATGCCAGACTGGTTTCCGACAGCTATTTTGCCGAGGTGTTTTTCCGAACCATTTGGATGAGCGCTGCGGCCACCCTCATTTCGCTTGTCATCGCACTGCCAATGGCGCGCCAGATTGCCGTCAGCGCCGGTCGCGCCAAGGGCCTGCTGCTTGCGCTCATTCTGGTGCCGCTCGTCTCCGGCGCGCTTCTGCCCACGCTCGGCATGCTGCATCTTCTGGGGCCTCTCGGCGTCGTCAACTCCATCCTGAAGGACCTCGGGCTGATTACCCGCAGCGTCAAATTTCTCGGCACGGCGCCGGGCGTCATCATCGGCCTGGTGCAGGCCTTCCTGCCGCTGATGCTGCTGCCGCTCGTCAATGCGCTCTCCCGCCTGCCGAAGGATGTGGAGGCGGCGGCCGAAACGCTTGGCGCGCCGACACTCATCGTGTGGCGCCGGGTCATCCTGCCGCTGATCGCGCCGGGCATCATAGCAGGCTCCGTGCTGGTGTTCTGCGCCTCGCTGACCTCCTTCGTCACGCCGCAGATCCTCGGCCAGGGCAAGATCGCGACCTTCGGCACCATGGCCTATCAGCAGGCATCGCTGGTGCTTGACTGGCCTTTTGCTTCGACCGTCGCCGTGGTCATGCTGGCAATTCTCGGGCTTGGCCTTGCCATCGGCTCGCTTGCCGCGAAACGGCTCGCCCGGAGGCCCGCATGA
- a CDS encoding ABC transporter permease, whose protein sequence is MKTYGFAVSARFVWTVLAFVFLLAPIAVLIFASFDDASFFRFPPNSYSLRWYEAAIESREYRSALSVSLLVAVLAGFIAVLFGAMAAFALVRYKPAGGRIVEAILMTPLVLPLIVWAIALLQIYSKLGMSGTLPALVLAHAVITMPFSVRIMVSTFADLDPLLEQAAATLGASPGRVVRRITLPLAMPGLVSSAAFSVLISFNDVIVSSLIAGARWITFPVRLYAQLRSQGIDPITLAIGSAIVAFILVAALIGEFMFKWSRRL, encoded by the coding sequence ATGAAAACCTATGGCTTTGCCGTTTCGGCCCGCTTTGTCTGGACCGTCCTCGCCTTCGTCTTCCTTTTGGCGCCGATCGCGGTGCTGATCTTTGCGTCCTTCGACGATGCGAGCTTCTTCCGCTTTCCGCCGAATTCCTATTCGCTCCGCTGGTATGAGGCGGCCATCGAAAGCCGGGAATATAGAAGCGCGCTGTCGGTCTCACTGCTGGTCGCGGTGCTTGCAGGCTTTATCGCCGTACTCTTCGGCGCGATGGCAGCCTTTGCGCTGGTGCGTTACAAGCCTGCCGGCGGACGGATCGTCGAAGCGATCCTGATGACGCCGCTGGTGCTGCCGTTGATCGTGTGGGCGATTGCGCTTCTGCAGATCTATTCGAAACTTGGCATGTCCGGCACGCTGCCGGCGCTGGTGCTTGCCCATGCGGTGATCACCATGCCGTTTTCCGTGCGCATCATGGTCTCGACCTTTGCCGATCTCGATCCGCTGCTGGAACAGGCCGCCGCCACGCTTGGCGCCTCTCCCGGACGTGTGGTCCGGCGCATCACGCTGCCGCTTGCCATGCCGGGACTTGTCTCTTCCGCCGCCTTCTCCGTGCTGATCTCGTTCAACGATGTGATCGTTTCCTCGCTGATCGCGGGTGCGCGCTGGATCACCTTTCCGGTCAGGCTTTACGCCCAGCTTCGCAGCCAGGGCATCGATCCGATCACGCTTGCCATCGGTTCGGCGATCGTCGCTTTTATCCTTGTCGCCGCGCTGATCGGCGAATTCATGTTCAAATGGTCACGCCGTCTTTGA
- a CDS encoding nucleoside phosphorylase has protein sequence MSEEYRYLKTMPHFVRAGVPLLTGFKRDRIAPYVVLAVKDPLVVGDGAEEDSLAAALDNGEVAARTGLFTTVTGTYEGAPVSIVSGGSGSPEAELALMDLFNFTDCTTVIRIGGCGAWSPKVGVGDIVISSGAVRDEGMTKAHVRAEYPAVADWQVVSAMKEAADQVGHPYHIGITRSGDSEYCGWGKPGPGGYLQEDHKQIIDYWSRAGVLNTDREAAAILTLCSLYGRRGGAVCSVGDNVVTGELHKSGSGQTAAITVGLSALARLFREDADA, from the coding sequence ATGTCTGAAGAATACCGCTATCTCAAAACCATGCCGCATTTCGTGCGCGCCGGCGTGCCGCTGCTCACCGGCTTCAAACGCGATCGTATCGCTCCTTATGTGGTGCTCGCCGTCAAGGATCCGCTGGTCGTCGGGGACGGCGCGGAGGAAGATTCCCTTGCCGCCGCTCTCGACAATGGCGAAGTCGCAGCCAGGACCGGCCTCTTCACCACGGTGACCGGCACCTATGAAGGCGCGCCGGTCTCGATCGTTTCCGGCGGCTCCGGCTCGCCCGAGGCGGAGCTTGCGCTGATGGATCTCTTCAACTTCACAGATTGCACCACAGTCATCCGCATTGGCGGCTGCGGCGCATGGAGCCCGAAGGTCGGCGTCGGCGATATCGTGATCTCGTCTGGCGCCGTGCGCGACGAAGGCATGACCAAAGCCCATGTGCGCGCCGAATACCCGGCCGTTGCCGACTGGCAGGTGGTGAGCGCGATGAAGGAGGCGGCCGATCAGGTCGGTCATCCCTATCACATCGGCATTACCCGTTCGGGCGACAGCGAATATTGCGGCTGGGGCAAGCCGGGGCCGGGCGGCTATCTGCAGGAAGACCACAAGCAGATCATCGATTACTGGAGCCGCGCCGGCGTGCTCAATACCGACCGCGAGGCTGCCGCGATCCTGACGCTCTGCAGCCTCTACGGCCGTCGCGGCGGGGCGGTCTGCTCGGTCGGCGACAACGTGGTAACCGGCGAATTGCACAAGTCGGGCTCCGGCCAGACGGCCGCGATAACGGTCGGCCTTTCCGCCCTTGCGCGACTTTTCCGGGAGGACGCTGATGCCTGA
- a CDS encoding ABC transporter ATP-binding protein has protein sequence MPEPRAPDHLVIQKVMKKYGSGEPALKSVSLNVRKGEFLALLGPSGCGKTTLLKIIAGLEKATQGQMALAGEGLDAIPTYRRDIGIVFQSYALFPHMTVDANIRFGLDMRGIKGDEADRRVAEALDLVKLDGLSARMPNALSGGQQQRVALARALVIRPKLLLLDEPLSNLDAVLRKSVRVDIRELHERIGLTTVMVTHDQEEAMSMADRVAVMANGYVLQHDTPEVIYEHPASAFVATFVGNPPAILLPVEKTARGYGIGGTAFAPSRSLAAAIDRQNGKPVLLGLRSDRLSFADESGPLTITGEVHSSEYIGGSWLVHVALGEHRIAVPTRARPPAFGKAAHIRIDEAEPLLFDPVTGAKVALP, from the coding sequence ATGCCTGAGCCGCGCGCACCCGACCATCTGGTAATCCAGAAGGTGATGAAGAAGTATGGCAGCGGCGAACCGGCGCTGAAGAGCGTGTCGCTCAATGTGCGCAAGGGCGAGTTCCTGGCGCTGCTCGGCCCCTCCGGCTGCGGCAAGACCACGCTCTTGAAGATCATCGCCGGTCTTGAAAAGGCCACCCAAGGGCAGATGGCGCTTGCGGGCGAGGGGCTGGACGCAATCCCCACCTACAGGCGCGATATCGGCATTGTCTTCCAGTCCTATGCGCTTTTTCCGCACATGACGGTCGACGCCAATATCCGTTTCGGCCTCGATATGCGCGGCATCAAGGGAGACGAGGCCGATCGGCGCGTGGCGGAGGCGCTCGATCTCGTCAAGCTTGACGGACTTTCCGCCCGCATGCCCAACGCGCTTTCCGGCGGCCAGCAGCAGCGCGTTGCCCTTGCCCGCGCGCTGGTGATCCGCCCGAAACTGCTGCTGCTTGACGAGCCGCTCTCCAATCTCGATGCGGTGCTCAGAAAAAGCGTGCGCGTCGATATCCGCGAGTTGCATGAGCGCATCGGGCTCACCACGGTGATGGTCACCCACGACCAGGAAGAGGCGATGAGCATGGCCGACCGCGTGGCGGTGATGGCCAATGGCTATGTGCTGCAGCACGACACGCCCGAGGTGATCTACGAGCATCCCGCATCGGCTTTTGTGGCAACCTTCGTCGGCAACCCGCCGGCGATCCTGTTGCCGGTGGAAAAGACAGCCAGGGGCTACGGCATTGGCGGCACGGCATTTGCCCCGTCAAGGTCGCTCGCCGCGGCCATCGACCGGCAGAACGGAAAGCCGGTTCTGCTCGGCTTGAGGTCTGACCGGCTCTCCTTCGCCGACGAGTCCGGGCCGCTGACAATTACCGGCGAGGTGCATTCCAGCGAATATATCGGCGGCTCCTGGCTGGTGCATGTTGCGCTCGGCGAACATCGTATTGCCGTGCCGACGCGAGCGCGTCCGCCGGCATTCGGCAAGGCGGCGCATATCCGCATCGATGAGGCCGAGCCGCTGCTGTTTGATCCCGTAACCGGCGCGAAGGTGGCGCTTCCATGA
- a CDS encoding carbohydrate kinase family protein yields the protein MSGAVYCLGPLVLDRVLSVDDLPGHDEKAFIKEKEERAGGPPLNCAWALSRLGEDARLVSTIGDDGEGAILMQWLAERDMSTEAVDVKADSATASATIIVDHTGEKAILIDPVPVETLAVIGDTVTLQADDTVVSNFFHPEAVARMFDRAAGKGIDRMIDLELPEIERWGWQAMENILPFASLVVTNRQVLEAWMARTGNERPINEAAEELARFLAADGRCKAVVTLGSEGLVAIDGGAVHRVGAFRVTPSNTTGAGDVFLAGLATAMRRGRRFGAALVFGTAAAAHFLETGRCDGAAAEALVKEKMKERL from the coding sequence ATGAGTGGCGCCGTCTATTGTCTCGGCCCGCTCGTGCTCGACCGGGTCTTGAGCGTCGATGACCTGCCCGGCCATGATGAAAAGGCCTTCATCAAGGAGAAGGAAGAGCGTGCCGGCGGGCCGCCGCTCAACTGTGCCTGGGCGCTGAGCCGGCTTGGCGAGGATGCCCGGCTGGTCTCGACCATCGGCGATGACGGCGAGGGCGCGATCCTGATGCAGTGGCTCGCCGAACGCGACATGAGCACCGAGGCCGTTGACGTCAAGGCCGACAGTGCAACCGCGTCCGCCACCATCATCGTTGACCACACCGGCGAGAAGGCGATCCTGATTGATCCGGTGCCCGTGGAAACGCTGGCGGTGATCGGCGACACGGTGACGCTGCAGGCGGATGACACGGTTGTGTCCAACTTCTTCCATCCGGAAGCCGTGGCGCGCATGTTCGACCGTGCGGCGGGAAAGGGCATCGACCGGATGATTGATCTTGAACTGCCGGAAATCGAGCGCTGGGGCTGGCAGGCGATGGAAAACATCCTTCCCTTCGCCTCGCTGGTGGTAACCAACCGGCAGGTTCTGGAAGCGTGGATGGCGCGCACCGGCAATGAGCGACCGATCAATGAAGCCGCTGAAGAGCTTGCGCGTTTCCTGGCCGCCGATGGTCGCTGTAAGGCGGTCGTCACGCTCGGCTCGGAGGGGCTGGTCGCAATCGACGGCGGTGCGGTTCATCGCGTCGGGGCGTTCAGGGTCACGCCGAGCAACACGACCGGCGCAGGCGATGTGTTTCTGGCCGGCCTTGCCACGGCCATGCGGCGCGGACGCCGGTTTGGCGCGGCGCTGGTCTTCGGCACGGCCGCCGCCGCGCATTTCCTGGAAACGGGACGGTGCGATGGTGCAGCCGCCGAGGCGCTAGTGAAAGAAAAGATGAAGGAAAGACTGTAG
- a CDS encoding ADP-ribosylglycohydrolase family protein, translating into MATTSKAIEAVLSAACVADALGAATECMHPDEIVRVFGGPVTTFRTPPEKSPFARGLAPGRLTDDATQMLAMARRIIGLDRPPVSADAIAGFIDWSHDEEMFQRFAGPTTRIAVEAMRAGAPAEAVATPEVYSCMFGTSNGGAMRAPTAGCAAAGNLSEAVRLACLMSAPTHNTQIAYAGASAVAGAIAVGLSGDRSMTVSEAAIEGARQGEAEARRSGRIVGGAGVLRRIEIAFEVGLRYKADLEAARAELIEVIGNGVAMAEAVPHAFGLVVAADGDPWQAIVAAVNGGNDSDTIAMIAGSVAAAWNGAESIPAALIEEVSSVNGLDFARIAEGLAKFNAQVIAGEQV; encoded by the coding sequence ATGGCAACCACGTCGAAAGCAATCGAGGCCGTATTGTCGGCCGCCTGTGTCGCCGATGCGCTGGGCGCCGCCACCGAATGCATGCACCCGGATGAAATCGTCCGGGTTTTCGGCGGGCCGGTAACGACCTTTCGCACGCCCCCGGAGAAATCGCCCTTCGCCAGGGGGCTCGCGCCGGGCCGGCTGACGGATGACGCCACGCAGATGCTGGCGATGGCCAGACGGATTATCGGGCTTGATCGCCCGCCGGTCTCCGCCGATGCGATTGCCGGTTTCATCGACTGGTCGCATGACGAGGAAATGTTCCAGCGCTTTGCCGGCCCGACGACCCGCATTGCCGTGGAGGCGATGCGCGCCGGCGCGCCCGCAGAAGCCGTTGCCACCCCGGAGGTCTATTCCTGCATGTTCGGCACGTCAAACGGCGGCGCCATGCGCGCGCCGACAGCGGGCTGTGCGGCGGCTGGCAATCTTTCCGAAGCTGTCAGGCTCGCCTGCCTGATGTCGGCGCCGACGCACAATACCCAGATCGCCTATGCCGGCGCTTCCGCCGTCGCGGGCGCGATTGCCGTTGGCCTTTCGGGCGACCGATCAATGACGGTTTCCGAGGCGGCGATCGAAGGCGCGCGGCAGGGCGAGGCTGAGGCGCGCCGCAGCGGCCGCATCGTTGGCGGCGCGGGCGTATTGCGCCGCATCGAGATCGCCTTCGAGGTCGGTCTCCGCTACAAGGCGGATCTCGAGGCGGCGCGGGCAGAGCTGATCGAGGTGATCGGCAATGGCGTTGCCATGGCGGAAGCCGTGCCGCATGCTTTCGGGCTCGTCGTCGCTGCGGATGGCGACCCGTGGCAAGCGATCGTCGCAGCCGTCAATGGCGGCAATGACAGCGATACGATCGCGATGATCGCCGGTTCGGTTGCCGCCGCCTGGAACGGCGCGGAAAGCATTCCCGCTGCGCTGATCGAGGAGGTATCGAGCGTCAACGGGCTTGATTTCGCGCGCATTGCCGAGGGGCTGGCAAAATTCAATGCACAGGTGATTGCAGGGGAGCAGGTATGA
- a CDS encoding creatininase family protein yields MKRYWLEMTSPEHAVLPKNTVAVLPVGATEQHGPHLPVGTDCLINNGIVAAALERLGDDIPAVVLPLQPVGASQEHLDYAGSLAHPAPDLMQSWTRVLDCAVRSTGLNRILIFNSHGGQSGLLAAVALDQRVRHNVLGAYATWFDAGYPDGLFTEDEIRTGFHGGDIETSLMLALHPELVVTKNLGDFPSSVDEIEARTGQLSANPGGGRVGGLGWKAQDLNSDGVTGNASRATADKGRALLEYTAQSLATLITDLSNAPMPSDNWPPERYRA; encoded by the coding sequence ATGAAACGCTACTGGCTGGAGATGACATCGCCGGAACATGCGGTGCTGCCGAAAAACACCGTTGCGGTACTGCCCGTCGGGGCGACCGAGCAACATGGCCCGCATCTGCCGGTCGGAACCGATTGCCTTATCAACAACGGCATCGTCGCAGCCGCGCTTGAGAGGCTCGGCGACGATATCCCCGCCGTGGTCCTGCCGTTACAGCCGGTTGGCGCGTCGCAGGAACATCTCGATTATGCCGGTTCGCTCGCCCATCCCGCACCCGATCTGATGCAGTCCTGGACGCGGGTGCTCGACTGCGCGGTGCGCTCCACTGGGCTGAACCGAATCCTGATCTTCAACAGCCATGGCGGACAGTCGGGGCTGCTCGCCGCCGTCGCGCTCGACCAGCGTGTGCGCCACAACGTTCTGGGCGCCTATGCCACCTGGTTCGATGCCGGCTATCCCGACGGGCTTTTCACCGAGGACGAGATCCGCACCGGCTTTCACGGCGGCGATATCGAAACGTCGCTGATGCTGGCGCTGCATCCGGAACTTGTCGTGACAAAAAACCTTGGCGACTTTCCGTCATCGGTCGATGAAATCGAAGCAAGAACCGGGCAGCTTTCCGCCAATCCCGGCGGTGGGCGCGTCGGCGGCCTGGGATGGAAGGCGCAGGACCTCAACTCTGACGGCGTGACCGGCAATGCGAGCCGGGCAACGGCCGATAAGGGCAGGGCGCTGCTGGAGTATACCGCGCAAAGCCTCGCGACGTTGATCACGGACCTGTCAAACGCTCCGATGCCCTCGGACAACTGGCCGCCGGAGCGGTACCGGGCTTGA
- a CDS encoding RrF2 family transcriptional regulator, whose amino-acid sequence MRLTTFSDYALRVLMYAASAGDRLITIEETSAAYSISKTHLMKVVNALTRNGYLVSIRGRSGGFRLALPPERINLGAVIRATEADFALVECFATGNQCVITKTCKLPAILNEALTSFLNVFDHYTLADVVLSPHVFGPGSPPLPSPS is encoded by the coding sequence ATGCGTCTGACAACCTTTTCCGATTATGCGCTGCGCGTGCTGATGTACGCGGCATCAGCCGGCGACCGGCTGATCACCATCGAGGAGACATCTGCCGCTTATTCGATCTCGAAGACGCATCTGATGAAGGTTGTGAACGCGCTCACCAGAAACGGCTACCTGGTGAGCATTCGCGGTCGCTCCGGCGGTTTCCGTCTGGCGCTGCCCCCCGAGCGGATCAATCTCGGCGCGGTCATTCGTGCAACGGAGGCCGATTTCGCGCTTGTCGAATGCTTTGCGACCGGGAACCAGTGCGTGATCACGAAAACCTGCAAGCTGCCGGCGATCCTGAACGAAGCGCTCACATCCTTCCTCAACGTTTTCGACCACTACACGCTCGCCGACGTCGTGCTCTCACCTCACGTCTTCGGGCCGGGCTCGCCGCCCCTGCCTTCCCCCTCATAA
- a CDS encoding NnrU family protein gives MTNFLLAIVVFLLAHVIPPAPPVRARLIALLGRPAYLFAYSFLSILLLVWIIVAARSARMIYLWYPAPWQALVPVIAMPFAFWFIAAGLAAQNRLSITFRRSGAAGAQGTITAITRHPVLIGFLIWSLAHIPPNGDVVSLILFGGMGLLALAGMPVLDRRARRRLGDADWATVRAQTSIVPFLAIVEGRAHLRADRDFWLWTGVGLAFYAWFLLQGHRLLIGVDPLAWL, from the coding sequence ATGACGAATTTTCTGCTCGCGATTGTCGTTTTCCTGCTGGCCCATGTCATTCCGCCGGCGCCGCCCGTGCGGGCACGGCTGATTGCCCTGCTGGGGCGTCCTGCCTACCTCTTCGCCTATTCTTTTCTTTCGATCCTGCTTCTGGTCTGGATCATCGTCGCGGCCCGATCTGCGCGGATGATTTATCTCTGGTATCCAGCGCCCTGGCAGGCCCTTGTTCCGGTGATCGCGATGCCGTTCGCCTTCTGGTTCATTGCCGCGGGGCTCGCGGCGCAAAACCGGCTTTCCATCACCTTCCGGCGCAGCGGTGCGGCGGGCGCGCAAGGCACGATTACCGCCATAACCCGCCACCCTGTGCTGATCGGCTTTCTGATCTGGTCGCTCGCGCATATTCCGCCGAACGGGGATGTCGTGTCGCTGATCCTGTTTGGCGGCATGGGGCTGCTCGCGCTTGCCGGAATGCCTGTGCTCGATCGCCGGGCGCGCCGCCGGCTCGGCGATGCCGATTGGGCGACCGTCCGCGCGCAAACCTCCATCGTGCCGTTTCTGGCGATCGTTGAAGGGCGCGCGCATCTGCGCGCGGATCGAGACTTCTGGCTTTGGACGGGCGTTGGGTTGGCCTTCTATGCCTGGTTTCTGTTGCAGGGGCACCGCCTGCTGATCGGCGTCGACCCGCTGGCCTGGCTGTAA